A single Vespula vulgaris chromosome 3, iyVesVulg1.1, whole genome shotgun sequence DNA region contains:
- the LOC127062309 gene encoding N-alpha-acetyltransferase 20 isoform X1, producing the protein MTTLRPFTCTDLFKFNNVIYAIVLLFSRNLDPLTETYGLSFYMQYLAHWPEYFQVAESPSGEIMGYIMGKAEGLAENWHGHVTALTVSPDHRRLGLAAMLIKLLEELSEKKQAYFVDLFVRVSNKVAIKMYQQLGYIVYRVVLEYYNGDPDENAYDMRKALSRDVNKKSIIPLTHPVRPEEVD; encoded by the exons ATGACAACGCTCAGACCTTTCACATGTACtgatttattcaaatttaacaACGT GATTTATGCTatagttcttttattttccagaAATCTAGATCCACTCACGGAAACT tatgGGTTATCCTTTTATATGCAATACCTGGCACATTGGCCAGAATATTTCCAAGTAGCTGAATCACCAAGCGGTGAAATTATGGGATATA TTATGGGAAAGGCGGAAGGTCTTGCAGAAAATTGGCATGGTCATGTAACAGCTCTTACCGTTTCACCTGATCATAGAAGACTCGGTCTTGCAGCGAtgttgataaaattattagagGAATTATCGGAAAA GAAACAGGCATACTTTGTGGATTTGTTTGTCAGGGTTAGTAACAAAGTAGCTATTAAAATGTATCAGCAATTGGGTTATATTGTTTACAGAGTagtattagaatattataatgGAGATCCAGATGAAAATGCTTATG atatgaGAAAAGCACTTTCAAgagatgtaaataaaaaatcgataataccACTAACGCATCCTGTAAGACCCGAGGAAGTCGATTAA
- the LOC127062309 gene encoding N-alpha-acetyltransferase 20 isoform X2 has protein sequence MTTLRPFTCTDLFKFNNVNLDPLTETYGLSFYMQYLAHWPEYFQVAESPSGEIMGYIMGKAEGLAENWHGHVTALTVSPDHRRLGLAAMLIKLLEELSEKKQAYFVDLFVRVSNKVAIKMYQQLGYIVYRVVLEYYNGDPDENAYDMRKALSRDVNKKSIIPLTHPVRPEEVD, from the exons ATGACAACGCTCAGACCTTTCACATGTACtgatttattcaaatttaacaACGT aAATCTAGATCCACTCACGGAAACT tatgGGTTATCCTTTTATATGCAATACCTGGCACATTGGCCAGAATATTTCCAAGTAGCTGAATCACCAAGCGGTGAAATTATGGGATATA TTATGGGAAAGGCGGAAGGTCTTGCAGAAAATTGGCATGGTCATGTAACAGCTCTTACCGTTTCACCTGATCATAGAAGACTCGGTCTTGCAGCGAtgttgataaaattattagagGAATTATCGGAAAA GAAACAGGCATACTTTGTGGATTTGTTTGTCAGGGTTAGTAACAAAGTAGCTATTAAAATGTATCAGCAATTGGGTTATATTGTTTACAGAGTagtattagaatattataatgGAGATCCAGATGAAAATGCTTATG atatgaGAAAAGCACTTTCAAgagatgtaaataaaaaatcgataataccACTAACGCATCCTGTAAGACCCGAGGAAGTCGATTAA
- the LOC127062309 gene encoding N-alpha-acetyltransferase 20 isoform X3, with protein sequence MQYLAHWPEYFQVAESPSGEIMGYIMGKAEGLAENWHGHVTALTVSPDHRRLGLAAMLIKLLEELSEKKQAYFVDLFVRVSNKVAIKMYQQLGYIVYRVVLEYYNGDPDENAYDMRKALSRDVNKKSIIPLTHPVRPEEVD encoded by the exons ATGCAATACCTGGCACATTGGCCAGAATATTTCCAAGTAGCTGAATCACCAAGCGGTGAAATTATGGGATATA TTATGGGAAAGGCGGAAGGTCTTGCAGAAAATTGGCATGGTCATGTAACAGCTCTTACCGTTTCACCTGATCATAGAAGACTCGGTCTTGCAGCGAtgttgataaaattattagagGAATTATCGGAAAA GAAACAGGCATACTTTGTGGATTTGTTTGTCAGGGTTAGTAACAAAGTAGCTATTAAAATGTATCAGCAATTGGGTTATATTGTTTACAGAGTagtattagaatattataatgGAGATCCAGATGAAAATGCTTATG atatgaGAAAAGCACTTTCAAgagatgtaaataaaaaatcgataataccACTAACGCATCCTGTAAGACCCGAGGAAGTCGATTAA
- the LOC127062303 gene encoding putative inorganic phosphate cotransporter isoform X3, with amino-acid sequence MTASKEEGSSDDATKKVSPGKLGIRHLQVLLLFFAMVIGYFLRVGMSVAVVAMSNSTTANPEIEDYGWTSSQRSSILSSFFWGYTIMQMPSGYIITIWSTQKLLCLGMFICGLFSLLMQVAAHYGGIIAVYVCRVGMGLCQGCLLPSIHTLLSKWVPPSERARLGTFTYAGAQFGTVIALPLSGLLAGSSIGWPSIFYISGAFSICWSIIFLFLGSDTPTTHSTISFEEKMYIASNLETSHPDNEEKLRTPWKQIFTSTPMWALIIAHCGQSWGYWTLLTEMPTYLNSVLGFDIEKNGSISALPYLVMWMLSFPVSWLSDYALKKNVSRSVTRKLSNTIAYWGPAAALVVLGFVPINNPLWTIVILVIAVGLNAGSLCGYQINHIDLSPNHAGTMMSITNCLASVIAIIAPIICGEIVYDLID; translated from the exons ATGACAGCTAGCAAAGAGGAAGGTAGTAGCGACGATGCAACGAAGAAGGTGTCGCCAG GTAAACTGGGGATCAGACATTTGCAAGtccttctacttttcttcgCCATGGTCATTGGATATTTTCTTAGAGTGGGAATGTCAGTGGCTGTTGTGGCAATGTCAAACTCTACTACGGCAAATCCAGAGATCGAA gatTATGGATGGACTTCGTCGCAAAGGTCATCGATCCTTAGCTCGTTTTTCTGGGGTTATACGATAATGCAGATGCCATCGGGCTATATCATTACCATTTGGAGTACTCAAAAGCTTCTCTGTTTGGGGATGTTCATTTGCGGTTTATTTAGTTTACTGATGCAGGTTGCTGCTCATTATGGCGGCATCATAGCTGTATACGTTTGCAGGGTAGGCATGGGTCTCTGTCAAGGTTGCCTCTTACCTTCCATACACACCCTTCTCTCCAAATGGGTGCCGCCCTCAGAGAGGGCAAGACTTG gtacCTTCACATACGCAGGAGCACAGTTTGGTACCGTTATCGCTCTTCCACTTAGTGGTCTGCTCGCAGGATCATCAATAGGATGGCCtagcattttttatatttctggTGCTTTTTCTATCTGCTGGagtataatatttctcttcctcgGTTCTGATACACCGACTACTCACTCAACTATTTCCTTTGAAGAAAAGATGTATATTGCGAGCAACCTTGAAACTTCTCATCCTGATAACGAAGAg AAATTACGAACACCATGGAAACAGATTTTTACATCGACACCAATGTGGGCATTGATAATTGCTCATTGCGGTCAAAGTTGGGGATATTGGACTCTTCTCACGGAAATGCCAACTTATTTGAACTCAGTTTTGGGTTTTGATATCGAAAAG AATGGAAGTATCTCAGCATTGCCCTATTTGGTGATGTGGATGTTAAGTTTCCCTGTAAGCTGGCTTTCGGATTACgctcttaaaaaaaatgtttctaggTCGGTGACGAGGAAGTTATCTAACACTATCGCTTATTGGGGCCCTGCCGCAGCTCTGGTTGTTTTAGGTTTTGTTCCGATCAATAATCCACTGTGGACTATTGTAATTCTTGTTATAGCGGTTGGACTTAACGCTGGATCGCTTTGTGgatatcaaataaatcatATCGATCTTAGTCCGAATCATGCCGGTACTATGATGTCTATCACTAATTGTTTGGCCTCTGTCATCGCGATAATTGCACCTATAATCTGTGGGGAAATCGTTTACGACTTG atcgattaa
- the LOC127062303 gene encoding putative inorganic phosphate cotransporter isoform X1 codes for MTASKEEGSSDDATKKVSPGKLGIRHLQVLLLFFAMVIGYFLRVGMSVAVVAMSNSTTANPEIEDYGWTSSQRSSILSSFFWGYTIMQMPSGYIITIWSTQKLLCLGMFICGLFSLLMQVAAHYGGIIAVYVCRVGMGLCQGCLLPSIHTLLSKWVPPSERARLGTFTYAGAQFGTVIALPLSGLLAGSSIGWPSIFYISGAFSICWSIIFLFLGSDTPTTHSTISFEEKMYIASNLETSHPDNEEKLRTPWKQIFTSTPMWALIIAHCGQSWGYWTLLTEMPTYLNSVLGFDIEKNGSISALPYLVMWMLSFPVSWLSDYALKKNVSRSVTRKLSNTIAYWGPAAALVVLGFVPINNPLWTIVILVIAVGLNAGSLCGYQINHIDLSPNHAGTMMSITNCLASVIAIIAPIICGEIVYDLSSTSLWSIIFYISASVYFVSNLIFLIWGKAEIQWWNDLKSGKENNVLLKPI; via the exons ATGACAGCTAGCAAAGAGGAAGGTAGTAGCGACGATGCAACGAAGAAGGTGTCGCCAG GTAAACTGGGGATCAGACATTTGCAAGtccttctacttttcttcgCCATGGTCATTGGATATTTTCTTAGAGTGGGAATGTCAGTGGCTGTTGTGGCAATGTCAAACTCTACTACGGCAAATCCAGAGATCGAA gatTATGGATGGACTTCGTCGCAAAGGTCATCGATCCTTAGCTCGTTTTTCTGGGGTTATACGATAATGCAGATGCCATCGGGCTATATCATTACCATTTGGAGTACTCAAAAGCTTCTCTGTTTGGGGATGTTCATTTGCGGTTTATTTAGTTTACTGATGCAGGTTGCTGCTCATTATGGCGGCATCATAGCTGTATACGTTTGCAGGGTAGGCATGGGTCTCTGTCAAGGTTGCCTCTTACCTTCCATACACACCCTTCTCTCCAAATGGGTGCCGCCCTCAGAGAGGGCAAGACTTG gtacCTTCACATACGCAGGAGCACAGTTTGGTACCGTTATCGCTCTTCCACTTAGTGGTCTGCTCGCAGGATCATCAATAGGATGGCCtagcattttttatatttctggTGCTTTTTCTATCTGCTGGagtataatatttctcttcctcgGTTCTGATACACCGACTACTCACTCAACTATTTCCTTTGAAGAAAAGATGTATATTGCGAGCAACCTTGAAACTTCTCATCCTGATAACGAAGAg AAATTACGAACACCATGGAAACAGATTTTTACATCGACACCAATGTGGGCATTGATAATTGCTCATTGCGGTCAAAGTTGGGGATATTGGACTCTTCTCACGGAAATGCCAACTTATTTGAACTCAGTTTTGGGTTTTGATATCGAAAAG AATGGAAGTATCTCAGCATTGCCCTATTTGGTGATGTGGATGTTAAGTTTCCCTGTAAGCTGGCTTTCGGATTACgctcttaaaaaaaatgtttctaggTCGGTGACGAGGAAGTTATCTAACACTATCGCTTATTGGGGCCCTGCCGCAGCTCTGGTTGTTTTAGGTTTTGTTCCGATCAATAATCCACTGTGGACTATTGTAATTCTTGTTATAGCGGTTGGACTTAACGCTGGATCGCTTTGTGgatatcaaataaatcatATCGATCTTAGTCCGAATCATGCCGGTACTATGATGTCTATCACTAATTGTTTGGCCTCTGTCATCGCGATAATTGCACCTATAATCTGTGGGGAAATCGTTTACGACTTG agTAGTACATCTCTATggtcaataatattttatatttcggcTAGCGTTTATTTCGTGAGTAATTTGATATTTCTCATTTGGGGTAAAGCCGAAATACAATGGTGGAACGATCTTAAAAGCGGTAAAGAGAATAATGTGTTACTCAAACCGATTTAG
- the LOC127062303 gene encoding putative inorganic phosphate cotransporter isoform X2 yields MGKLGIRHLQVLLLFFAMVIGYFLRVGMSVAVVAMSNSTTANPEIEDYGWTSSQRSSILSSFFWGYTIMQMPSGYIITIWSTQKLLCLGMFICGLFSLLMQVAAHYGGIIAVYVCRVGMGLCQGCLLPSIHTLLSKWVPPSERARLGTFTYAGAQFGTVIALPLSGLLAGSSIGWPSIFYISGAFSICWSIIFLFLGSDTPTTHSTISFEEKMYIASNLETSHPDNEEKLRTPWKQIFTSTPMWALIIAHCGQSWGYWTLLTEMPTYLNSVLGFDIEKNGSISALPYLVMWMLSFPVSWLSDYALKKNVSRSVTRKLSNTIAYWGPAAALVVLGFVPINNPLWTIVILVIAVGLNAGSLCGYQINHIDLSPNHAGTMMSITNCLASVIAIIAPIICGEIVYDLSSTSLWSIIFYISASVYFVSNLIFLIWGKAEIQWWNDLKSGKENNVLLKPI; encoded by the exons ATGG GTAAACTGGGGATCAGACATTTGCAAGtccttctacttttcttcgCCATGGTCATTGGATATTTTCTTAGAGTGGGAATGTCAGTGGCTGTTGTGGCAATGTCAAACTCTACTACGGCAAATCCAGAGATCGAA gatTATGGATGGACTTCGTCGCAAAGGTCATCGATCCTTAGCTCGTTTTTCTGGGGTTATACGATAATGCAGATGCCATCGGGCTATATCATTACCATTTGGAGTACTCAAAAGCTTCTCTGTTTGGGGATGTTCATTTGCGGTTTATTTAGTTTACTGATGCAGGTTGCTGCTCATTATGGCGGCATCATAGCTGTATACGTTTGCAGGGTAGGCATGGGTCTCTGTCAAGGTTGCCTCTTACCTTCCATACACACCCTTCTCTCCAAATGGGTGCCGCCCTCAGAGAGGGCAAGACTTG gtacCTTCACATACGCAGGAGCACAGTTTGGTACCGTTATCGCTCTTCCACTTAGTGGTCTGCTCGCAGGATCATCAATAGGATGGCCtagcattttttatatttctggTGCTTTTTCTATCTGCTGGagtataatatttctcttcctcgGTTCTGATACACCGACTACTCACTCAACTATTTCCTTTGAAGAAAAGATGTATATTGCGAGCAACCTTGAAACTTCTCATCCTGATAACGAAGAg AAATTACGAACACCATGGAAACAGATTTTTACATCGACACCAATGTGGGCATTGATAATTGCTCATTGCGGTCAAAGTTGGGGATATTGGACTCTTCTCACGGAAATGCCAACTTATTTGAACTCAGTTTTGGGTTTTGATATCGAAAAG AATGGAAGTATCTCAGCATTGCCCTATTTGGTGATGTGGATGTTAAGTTTCCCTGTAAGCTGGCTTTCGGATTACgctcttaaaaaaaatgtttctaggTCGGTGACGAGGAAGTTATCTAACACTATCGCTTATTGGGGCCCTGCCGCAGCTCTGGTTGTTTTAGGTTTTGTTCCGATCAATAATCCACTGTGGACTATTGTAATTCTTGTTATAGCGGTTGGACTTAACGCTGGATCGCTTTGTGgatatcaaataaatcatATCGATCTTAGTCCGAATCATGCCGGTACTATGATGTCTATCACTAATTGTTTGGCCTCTGTCATCGCGATAATTGCACCTATAATCTGTGGGGAAATCGTTTACGACTTG agTAGTACATCTCTATggtcaataatattttatatttcggcTAGCGTTTATTTCGTGAGTAATTTGATATTTCTCATTTGGGGTAAAGCCGAAATACAATGGTGGAACGATCTTAAAAGCGGTAAAGAGAATAATGTGTTACTCAAACCGATTTAG
- the LOC127062298 gene encoding structural maintenance of chromosomes protein 4 — MANKVQNRRNVPDEMEVDFVNNELNNDEEGGIRIDDDIYIPPLPKKINDLNINGPRLMITKIVNENFKSYSGKQIIGPFHKCFSAIVGPNGSGKSNVIDSMLFVFGYKASKIRSKKISVLIHNSNQHSNCKSCTVSIYFQSIIDKDGDDYDIVPNSEFVISRTAFKDSTSYYELNNKKVQFKEISKLLRSHGVDLDHNRFLILQGEVEQIAMMKPKTANDNETGMLEFLEDIIGTVRFKEPLEKLFEKIELLSECRVEKMNRLRIVEKEKAALQEPLQDAVNYLRMENGVTKLQYQLYHCKRARIVQEITLQEEKTNEINEDVKNLVNEMQIVHQEKEEKQKIFNEKNKKWNTLQSNKNNIDAQFEQIRKKDEYLYAEMVETNKRRKENLTLVKTEKNKLEELQEVPKKNSHTIEEYEEYVKKHVKSREKEEAALATLMSGLREKTEPLLNERSQLEKNLISLRKDVDEAKSTFDIEDSKLQLYTSIEQTEREKLNNIKETLKTTVDTIKQRTEQLDSLNKKIPATQKSLNQAKTEFQEVKDREIQMTSKLKNLRISYEEKRSAMQASNSRNKILNSLMKEKREGRIPGIYGRLGDLGAIDAKYDVAISTACGPLDNIVVDTVSTAQACITFLRQNDIGRATFIPLEKQQRYLSKCKEKIKTPENVPRLFDLIRVEDENVLPAFYYGLQDTLAADNLDQATRIAYGQRRYRVVTLKGELIEISGTMSGGGRTVFRGRMGQKVIRNEPSVADIDKLQENLDQVYEECNNLRAKQQTLDNQIHTLSNSLKDMTVDRNKFNIEVQTLKEQKSLLEVQLKNQEEKVAESVCDPKEVEKLKRIVDAAKKKLDMVQEKSTIVENKVSDINMKIEKISGGRVREQQQKISNLNKQIDKTKAEIYKLQVAITTAERNYKKVEKRIETLENDIHTAEEKIREMQNQKNDLEEKGKVLLEKLNELNTALLERDEATASIKEELEALKTRENNMRATKIDLDQKFNEQKKTLAAIKQQLPDYTKKINSLKLHTIPGEQPGVLKELSEEEISELDEKVVAEKLAKTMQHLPKETPNMQIIADYEEKDKVYLQRVTDLELITTERNNLRDIYENARRQRMNEFLAGFTLITSKLKEMYQMITLGGDAELELVDSLDPFSEGIVFSVRPPKKSWKNISNLSGGEKTLSSLALVFALHHYKPTPLYFMDEIDAALDFKNVSIVGHYIKERTKNAQFIIISLRSNMFELADYLVGIYKTYNCTKSVTVNLAKYYINHGILPPTQITASRNPYTQTQISTQLTSKNNAQDAPINADKVAHSNGTDLNTSFGLPNLSLCESPKKSDNSKENVDNEGKNGNKEPARKKRKI; from the exons ATGGCTAATAAAGTACAGAATAGACGTAATGTTCCTGATGAGATGGAAGTGGACTTTGTAAATAATGAACTTAATAACGATGAAGAAGGAGGTATAAGAATAGATGATGATATCTACATTCCACCATTACcaaaaaagattaatgatttaaatataaatgggCCTAGGCTCATGATTACAAAAATAGTTAATGAAAACTTTAAAAGTTACTCTGGCAAGCAAATTATTGGACCTTTTCATAAG TGTTTTTCTGCAATTGTGGGACCAAATGGAAGTGGTAAAAGTAATGTAATCGATTCAATGCTTTTTGTGTTTGGTTATAAAGCAAGTAAGATACGTTCGAAAAAGATCTCAGTTTTGATACACAATTCGAATCAACATAGTAACTGCAAAAGTTGCACcgtttcgatatattttcaaagtataatagataag GATGGTGATGATTATGACATTGTACCAAATAGTGAATTTGTAATATCTAGAACAGCATTTAAGGATAGTACATCGTATTATGAATTAAACAATAAGAAAGTACAGTTTAAGGAGATATCTAAACTTTTGAGATCTCATGGTGTTGATTTAGATCACAATCGATTTCTGATATTACAG ggTGAAGTAGAACAGATAGCAATGATGAAACCAAAAACTGCCAATGACAATGAAACTGGTATGTTGGAATTTCTGGAAGATATCATTGGTACTGTACGTTTCAAGGAACctttagaaaaattgtttgagaagattgaattattatcagaatgtagagtagaaaaaatgaatcgtCTTCGAATtgttgaaaaggaaaaagcagCTTTACAAGAACCTTTGCAGGATGCAGTTAATTATTTGAGAATGGAGAATGGTGTAACAAAATTACAATATCAATTGTATCATTGTAAACG TGCTAGGATAGTACAGGAAATTACtttacaagaagaaaaaacgaacgaaataaatgaagatgTTAAAAATCTTGTGAATGAAATGCAAATTGTTCatcaagaaaaggaagaaaaacaaaagatattcaatgaaaagaataaaaagtggaATACATTACagtctaataaaaataatattgatgcACAATTCgaacaaataagaaagaaggatgaatatttatatgctGAGATGGTTGAgacaaacaaaagaagaaaagagaatcttACATTGGTGAAAACT gaaaaaaataaattagaagaaTTGCAAGAAGTAcctaaaaaaaattcacataCAATCGAGGAATATGAAGAATATGTAAAGAAGCATGTAAAATctagagaaaaggaggaagctGCATTGGCTACTTTAATGAGTGGTTTACGTGAAAAAACGGAACCATTACTTAACGAACGATCTCAATTAGAAAAAAACTTAATATCTCTTAGGAAAGATGTCGACGAAGCTAAGAGTACATTTGATATTGAAGATtctaaattacaattatacaCATCTATtgaacagacagagagagaaaaattgaataatataaaagaaactttgaaaaCTACTGTCGATACGATTAAACAAAGAACTGAACAACTTGATTccttaaataaaaagatcccTGCTACTCAAAAAAGCTTGAACCAAGCAAAAACTGAGTTTCAAGAAGTAAAGGATCGTGAGATTCAAATGACGTCGAAACTAAAAAATCTGAGAATTtcttatgaagaaaaaagatctgcCATGCAAGCAAGTaattcaagaaataaaattttgaattcacttatgaaagaaaaaagggaaggaaggatTCCTGGTATTTATGGTAGATTG GGTGATCTTGGTGCAATAGATGCTAAATATGATGTAGCAATTTCAACTGCTTGTGGTCCATTGGATAACATAGTAGTGGATACAGTTAGTACTGCTCAAGCGTGCATTACTTTTCTTCGTCAAAATGATATAGGACGTGCAACATTTATACCTTTAGAAAAACAACAACGTTATCTGTCGAAGtgcaaagaaaagataaagacacCAGAAAACGTTCCCAGACTTTTTGATTTAATACGCGTTGAGGATGAAAACGTATTACCAGCATTTTATTATGGCTTACAAGATACTTTAGCAGCAGACAATTTAGATCAAGCGACGCGAATTGCATACGGACAAAGACGTTACAGAGTGGTTACCTTAAAAGGAGAACTAATTGAAATATCAGGTACTATGAGTGGTGGTGGACGTACTGTATTTAGAGGTCGTATGGGTCAAAAAGTGATTAGAAATGAACCTTCTGTTGCTGACATTGataaattacaagaaaatCTTGATCAAGTATATGAAGAATGTAACAATTTAAGAGCTAAACAGCAAACTTTGGACAATCAAATACATACTCTTTCAAATTCCTTAAAGGATATGACAgttgatagaaataaatttaatatcgagGTACAAACTTTAAAGGAACAGAAATCGTTATTAGAAGTACAGCTTAAGAATCAGGAAGAAAAAGTTGCGGAATCTGTATGCGATCCCAAAGAGGTAGAAAAGTTGAAGAGAATTGTAGATGCTgccaaaaagaaattagatatGGTTCAAGAAAAATCCACCATCGTTGAAAATAAGGTTTCTGATATCAATATGAAGATTGAGAAAATATCTGGTGGGCGTGTAAGggaacaacaacaaaaaatatcaaacttGAATAAACAGATAGACAAGACAAAAgctgaaatttataaattacaagTGGCTATTACAACAGCCgaacgaaattataaaaaggtGGAAAAACGTATAGAAACTCTTGAAAATGATATACACACTgcggaagaaaaaatacgtgaaatgcaaaatcagaaaaatgatttagaggaaaagggaaaagttttgttggaaaaattaaacgaactTAATACGGCATTGCTAGAACGCGACGAAGCTACGGCGTCTATAAAGGAAGAATTGGAAGCATTAAAAACTCGTGAAAATAACATGAGAGCCACGAAAATAGATCTGGATCAAAAGTTTAatgaacaaaagaaaactttaGCGGCGATTAAGCAACAACTGCCAGATTAtactaagaaaataaattccttAAAACTTCATACAATTCCAGGAGAACAACCTGGTGTCTTAAAAGAATTATCAGAGGAAGAAATAAGTGAATTGGACGAGAAGGTTGTAGCGGAAAAATTAGCTAAAACTATGCAACATTTACCAAAAGAAACTCCTAATATGCAAATTATTGCtgattacgaagaaaaagataaagtttaTTTACAACGAGTTACGGATCTCGAATTAATAACTactgaaagaaataatttaagagatatttatgaaaatgcaCGCCGTCAAAGGATGAATGAATTTCTTGCTGGTTTCACATTAATAACCAGTAAGCTGAAAGAAATGTATCAAATGATTACTTTAGGAGGAGACGCTGAACTTGAATTAGTCGATTCATTGGATCCATTTAGCGAAGGGATAGTTTTCAGTGTGAGACCGCCAAAGAaatcttggaaaaatattaGTAATCTTAGTGGCGGTGAAAAAACTCTGAGTTCTTTGGCTTTGGTGTTTGCATTACACCATTATAAACCAACCCCCTTATATTTTATGGATGAAATAGATGCAGCTCTGGATTTCAAAAATGTTTCCATCGTTGGTCACTACattaaagagagaacaaagaatgctcaatttataataatatcccTTCGATCGAATATGTTCGAACTTGCAGATTATCTCGtaggaatatataaaacatataattgCACAAAAAGTGTGACAGTCAATTTGGccaaatattatatcaatcatGGAATTTTACCTCCAACACAAATAACTGCTTCTAGAAATCCTTATACCCAAACACAGATATCTACACAACTTACGTCGAAAAATAATGCGCAAGACGCGCCAATAAACGCAGATAAAGTTGCGCATTCAAATGGAACGGATTTAAATACCTCCTTTGg ATTACCAAATTTGAGCTTATGTGAGAGTCCAAAGAAATCTGATAATTCCAAGGAAAACGTCGATAATGAAgggaaaaatggaaataaagaacctgcaaggaagaaaagaaagatataa
- the LOC127062306 gene encoding dnaJ homolog subfamily C member 28, with protein MLTFNCTCVNGSKQFTRVSFTDMLFLKRLKHRISTKSTKQLYQTLGVNEDCEDETLRLAFIHLAKQFHPDSGTKEADAVRFAEVESAYREIRKLRNDLKENNSQLLPDVEEFDIKHTAPQHRHYLNYDVGIGTPSKRQKLHTIERAQKAVENVMEHRLKKLQAEERNTLIGMDKKRAQDIKTRYGMDRLVEDLIQEAMNKGEFSDLPGIGKPLKNINRQNPYVDFTTHKLNQVLIENGFTPEWIQLSKEIREETKELQKLLTEARNELGLIPLNLEEKKSWTNTIENLKPSIKKLNNKIDKYNLLVPILQKQMLHVNLETLAEQVLSKEPVRSIKQKSAKKDINNSYNNNNNLDIFNLFQTIFRKKIT; from the exons atgctAACTTTCAACTGTACATGCGTGAATGGAAGTAAGCAATTTACTCGTGTGTCTTTCACAGACATgctttttttaaaacgattgAAACATCGTATCTCTACAAAATCTACGAAG CAATTGTATCAAACACTTGGAGTAAATGAAGATTGCGAAGATGAAACGCTTAGGCTTGCCTTTATACATCTAGCCAAACAATTCCATCCAGACAGTGGAACAAAAGAAGCTGATGCAGTTAGATTTGCAGAA GTCGAAAGTGCCTATAGAGAAATACGAAAGCTACGTAatgatttgaaagaaaataattctcagTTACTACCAGATGTTGAAGAGTTTGACATTAAg cATACAGCACCACAACATCGTCATTATCTAAACTATGATGTTGGTATAGGAACACCTAGTAAACGACAAAAGTTACATACTATTGAAAGAGCACAAAAGGCTGTTGAAAATGTTATGGAACATAGATTAAAGAAATTACAGGCAGAAGAACGTAATACGTTAATCGGAATGGATAAAAAACGGGCTCAAGACATTAAGACACGCTATGGTATGGATCGATTGGTAGAAGATTTGATTCAAGAGGCAATGAATAAAGGTGAATTTAGTGATCTTCCAGGCATCGGTAaacctttaaaaaatatcaacagACAAAACCCATATGTTGATTTCACTACGCACAAATTAAATCAG gTATTGATAGAAAACGGATTCACTCCTGAATGGATACAGCTTTCGAAGGAAAtcagagaagaaacgaaagaattacaaaaattattaacagaaGCGCGCAATGAATTAGGTTTAATTCCATTgaatttagaagaaaaaaaaagctggACAAATactattgaaaatttaaaaccttccattaaaaaattaaacaacaagattgataaatataatttactgGTACCTATACTTCAAAAACAAATGCTTCACGTTAATTTAGAAACTCTTGCGGAACAAGTGTTGTCCAAAGAACcagttcgatcgataaaacagaaatcggcaaaaaaagatataaacaatagttataacaacaataacaatctTGACATTTTCAACTTATTTCAAACAATCTTCAGAAAAAAGATCACTTGa